One Vicia villosa cultivar HV-30 ecotype Madison, WI linkage group LG5, Vvil1.0, whole genome shotgun sequence genomic window, GTTTGAACTTGAATTGAGCTCGTTCTTTGGCATATCATAGTTTTAGTATTGGTTAAtgataattgaaaaaaaaagaaaagagagtgATATGTTAGTAAGTACGGACACCGGAAACATGACactgataataattttaaaaaataaataatttaaatgtaaTCACAAGTGTTATGGTCGGTCACACAATTTTTTTAAGAGGTAGTGTCGGTGCTACCGAGGTTAGTGCCTCTAGAATCAATTTGACAATTTTTTCGCACTATTAGTATCTTATTCTTTgttttttggttagcaaatgttTAGTACTTATTGTGTTAGTAGTGGGGATTTTAATTTTGAACCACCTTCTCCAACTCCTGAGCTGAACCACTTTAACTAGATTTGGGATGAAACCATTTACCATTTAATTTTGTGAGGAGAGAAAGGTTGGGAATTGGCATTACAAAGTGATGAAAAGATTTCTATGATTCTGAGTGTGTGAGGAGAAGCttgattattaattattagtttaAGACATCTTCCCCTATCAGTATTGTCCATTCTCTTTGATTTCAGCGGCTAAATTTATCCATTTTTGTAACCATTCCATCCAAATTTCAATCACTGATTTCGTCCATTCTTGATACAGATATGTATTTCCTTTTGTAAAAGAGTGGCAATATTCCAGCCTATGTTCTCAAAGGCAACACCATTAAAACTCAAATTGGTAGTGATGCCTATTTAATGTTGTCTTCTGTCTTAAATTTTAGGTTGTCCAACAAGTTGAAATTGAGTATGTCCCGGAAGAGGTAGACGAAGGCTTGGATGAGGAATTTAAAAAAATCTTTGAGAAGTTTAGTTTCAACGAGGTTACTGGTACAGAGGTAAGAAGATTGTGTGAATTGTTTACTTTTAACTGTGTCTCTTCATTTATTGTTTGATAAATTGTTTCCATGGATGAATCTAGGATAATGATAAGAAGGATGAGTCAGCAGAAAAATCAATTACTAATAAAAAGGCaaactctgattctgattctgaagaggAAGAAAATGATAATGAGCACAAAGAGAAAGGTGTCTCCAATAAGAAGAAAAAGGTTTAAcattttatgaaatttatttattttttgtttattcaaTTTAACTATTGTGTTTGCTTCCATAAATATGCTAAAAGTTTTATCTTGTGTTCAGCTTCAACGCAGGATGAAGATCGCCGAGCTAAAGCAGATAAGCTCAAGGCCAGATGTGGTTGAGGTTGGTATACGTTATGTGGTGCTATCCCCAATTATAAACTTTTTGAGTTCTCATTCTTAATCTTTAGTCTGGTTTCACATGGCCATATGCAAATTTAATgcaacagtttttttttttctctttttcattttAAGGTGTGGGATGCTACTTCAGCAGATCCAAAGTTGTTGGTGTTCTTGAAGTCTCATAGAAATACTGTACCTGTACCTAGGCACTGGTGTCAAAAGAGAAAATTTCTGCAGGTTAAGCAGCATTCTTAATTGATAGTTATGTTTTAGAGATGCAAACATTTATAAGGGTTATGAACTTATATGTGGGGTGTATGGATAGAGTTAGGAAGATAACATCGATATGGTTTCTCTTATATGTATGTATGTGGTACTTGCAGGGGAGCAGTTGTGGCAATCACCAAACCTGGAATTGTAGGTGTTTGGCACTAAGTAGCCTGAATCATTTATCTTTTATTCCTTTGTTAGATTGCTTGGGAATATAGGTGTTGTGTAACATGGGCTTATAATCATTTATCCTTTTTTTGTGTAATTTCATTGAACATTTATTTATAACTAAGGTGCTGATAGTTATGCTTTGAATTTTCAGATACCTTTCACTGTGCTTAATGCCCGGGCTGAATTTCTCTTGTCTTCAttgttttataattaataatgccTGGCCACATAATTTCATAGTCATGTACACATGAATTATTTGCatctcataattttttttattgattttgcaGGGGAAAAGAGGTATTGAGAAACAGCCCTTTCAGCTTCCCGATTTTATTGCTGCCACAGGAATCGAGAAAATCAGACAGGTAATGCAATCTCATCTGTTTGCATAAGTTATGACTTATGATTCCTTGTCTGTGTTATTATCCACAAAAAAAGGTAATATTCCAAGAAAACATGGTTTGTGTAAtttacttacaaaattaatacaatGTGTGTATTTGGAATGTCACACATCTACACTCTTTTGAACTGGCTTTCATGGTCAAACATTGTTTATAGTTTGACAACCGGATGTTGCTACCGTTGCTTCAAAGTCTTGCTGTCATAAGACAGATTATGGTGGTCTTCTGATTTTTAATTGTTATATGGGGAGAAATTTGTTTATGTTGAAGAAATAATGCACATAATTTGAGTTTTAGATGTTTCAAATAAGCTACAGTACTGGAACACACTTTTTGTTTATATGTTGATGTGTTTTATCCTCCAACTGGTGTTTTATATACTTGTTGATCTACATCAGTTgtttattttcatgtttctttcAACTTAATACAAGACTTTCTCTTTGCAATATATAAGTTCAtgtctttttatttatatttattacatTTTCCGTAGTAGCTACTTGTCAGGTTATCTTACATTTTCTCTCGCAGGCTTATATTGAAAAAGAGGACAGCAAAAAGTTGAAACAAAAGCAACGGGAACGCATGCAACCAAAAATGGGGAAAATGGATATTGATTATCAGGTTTCTTTTCtctaattttttctaattttgcaCCATTTTCATAACTTGCATGCTTTTATGTTGTGATAGAAGTCAACTATTTCAATCCTTTCTCAAATGTCTTTGTTGCTTGGTCGCCAGGTTCTTCATGATGCATTCTTTAAATATCAGACAAAGCCAAAGCTGTCATCTCTTGGGGACCTGTATCATGAAGGAAAAGAGTTTGAGGtataattcattttaaaatgttAATGTTAGATTTAAAATACTGCATACATACATGCTTCATAGTGGGTTTTCTAAAACCCAAGATCTCGAGGgctatttagtttaaaaaatgcttttgttttcaCACCCTGTATTCACTTTTAGTTACAAAAATTCCAACTGTTTTCAAATATTTGTATAGGAAACAGTGGAAAGTGAATACAATAAGttaatttctctattttttatacaaatatttgaaaacataaaataaaatggaaaactGTATCAAATTTTTTGTTAAAAGTCAAAATAGTATGAAAACAAACACAGCTTCTTAAACTAATTAGGCCCTAAGCTTTTCTTATCTCATCTCCTTCTTGAGTAGTCGATAGTTCATGGAAACTCTTCACCTTTGTCAAATGCAAAAAATATTTGTGATGGTTGGTTTAAGATCACATTATTTTAACACTTTCTGGTGTGATTTATTCATTGATCTGTGTAAGTTTCAAGATTATATGACATTGTTATACTGCTTGCTGTGCAGGTAAAGTTGAGGGAGATGAAACCTGGCATGTTATCACACGAGTTGAAAGAATCTCTTGGTATGCCTGAGGGTTCTCCTCCTCCATGGCTTATCAACATGCAGGTAAAATCTGTATATTGGAATGTATATGTGATATTATTCTGTCCATGGCTCTTTCTGACATGagatttatcttttttttttttttcttttccagagATATGGTCCTCCACCATCATACCCTCATCTAAAGATCCCTGGCTTGAATGCTCCCATTCCCCCAGGAGCTAGTTTTGGTTATCATCCCGGTGGCTGGGGCAAGCCTCCTGTTGATGAGGTACATTTTTTTATATTCACTCAtctctatttaaaataataattataggtTTCTGAATTTTCATCTCCATTAAGGGGATTTCAACACCCTTCCTCCCCTTTTTCACTTCATTGACTTCTTTACTTGTCTGTGTCTGAGCAGTTCGGGCGTCCACTATATGGAGATGTTTTTGGTGTCCATCAGCAAGATCAGCCTAATTATGAGGTTGGTTTACATAAAAACACCACTTTTCAATTATAGGGGTAACTACTACCCAGTTTAATTGTCCACTGTTTCCCTTTTATGATTTTCGATATCAAAATCAAGTATCCTTTAAGATTGATATTTGAAACTAAGTTATGTTTGGATAATGCATTCGAAAGATTAGCATAATTTAAAGTTCTAAGAAATTTGATTACTtcaattaaatttccttcaagttTATATTTTGTTCTGGtaaagtatttatatttctttcatttgtaaattttttatttgGTCAAACTGATCAGatttcttttattaataaatttccTTATTTAGATGATGAAATTATGAAGTGTTATTATCATCTAAAATAAAATACCCTCACTAAATTATAAAACTAGGAAAAAAAAGGTCTTGTTCCTATATTTCAATAATGGAACCATCACAATTATGATTCGGTGAGTACTTGTTCTCGATACTGTTGGCTTTGACTTTGAGATATTATTGGCAGTATCAATAAGCAAGAGTTATAATCATCACATCAGTTGTTGCTTTTGTCGAGGACATTTTATATTACTGTTTCTATTCCAACATCAATGATACTGGGATCAAGAAGTATTCTTTTGTCTCACATGACATGTTCGCTAGGGAAAAGAGGTAAATTTGAGAAGTCCCTAAAGCCTGTTTGATAGTACTGATGTCCCTCCCCATGTTGGCCATCATTGCTGTCAACGACTATTGGGATATTGCTGGAAATCAGTGATGACAAAACTATTGTAGTGAACCTCGCCCTGCTGCTGCCGGTGTTACTTTGTTGCCATGATGAGGGTAAAGATCAGGGCAGATCTTCAGTGGCACTGTTGCTAGGCGGTGTGAAGGTCACTACAggagagaagatgaagataagCATCATATGAGCAAATGATGTGAAGTGAGACTCAGGGAGTGGATTTCTGTAATTCCACCTATTTTGCTGGTGTTTAATTTCCTTGGTTTTGGGTGTAAAAAGTACCGGATCTAGTTGCTTCAAAAGCTGTTTTGATGTGAAGTATTTTAAATGCCTCCAAAATATTTTATCTAGACATAATTATGGAATTCCCTTCTCTCTGATACGGGTCCTCTTCTGTTTTAAAACCACTGTACCGAATTTCCTTCTTAAAAAGTGTATGATTTTAATGTAAAATGAAATTATAAATGTTGAAAGAAATTAAGATGCTTGGATTCTAAGCCGGACAAGATCCCAGTGCtttatattttgaatattaagAGGATGGGTGGCACTGAAGGAGGATCATCTTTTTTTGAAGTTTGGGTTGGCTGTTGCCACTGTGCAAAGGAGTCTGCTTattggttttatttttctttctgtcAATAACTCTTGCTATCGGATTCTTTTTTCTGAATTCTGGGTTTATTAATACATACCATGTAAAAGCTTCAGTTTCTATCATATATTCCTAGTTACATTTTACATAAATGTTCTCTCAATCCAGGAAGAGCCAATTGATAAAACCAAACACTGGGGTGACTtggaagaggaggaggaggaagaagaggaggaagaggaggaggaagaggaagaagaaatgGAGGAGGAAGAACTTGAAGATGGTACTCAATCAGTTGATAGCCTGTCAAGGTATTGttacattttattattattttcgtcAATTGTCtaggtttttttaaaattttttttattggatTAACATAGTAAATGATCAGTCGAGGTGAAATTAAGAAACCCATCATGTGGTAAATTTAGTTAGGAGCGATTAATAATTAACTAAGCTGACTAACCACATGAATGTTTCATTGGTTCTTAAATTTAACCTTTTGCTGAGCTGATCCATGTTTATAGTTCTCTTTATATTGGTGGTTAGTTTTGTGTATATTTTGTTTGTGGAGctcatattttttgtgtttttatcttCAGCACACCCACTGGGGTGGAGACACCTGACATTATTGACCTTCGTAAGCAGCAGAGGAAGGAACCTGAAAGGCCTCTTTATCAAGTGAGTCTTTCTACTTCTGCTCTTCCATCAGCTTTAATTTCTCTTGATCAGTTAGTTGATGTCTTTAATCATATTTTCTGTTAAGGTCCTTGAAGAAAAGGAGGAAAAACTTGCTCCTGGAACTTTGCTTGGAACTACACACACGTATgctaaatttgttttattttttatagtatttttgttttgttttttccttttcttcCATCACAATTGTTTGTATCATGATAATTTCTCTCCAGTTATGTGGTTGGCACTGGGACTCAGGACAAGTCAGGGGCTAAAAGGGTAAGATTAAGAATGAAGAGTTTCTCACTATATTTTTTGGGGTGTGTGCCATATTTTCTTGTGGGATAACACGTTATATGGTTTCCAGGTTGATTTGCTTAAAGGTCAAAAGACAGATAGAGTGGATGTCACTTTACTGCCAGAGGAGTTGGATGCCATGGAGAATGTTTTACCTGCAAAGTATgacttattttttatattgttttgttGCCCGATAGTGATTTCAACATCGTCTATCTAGTTTGTTACATCTTCTGGAAGTATTCCAGGTATGAAGAAGCAAGGGAGGAAGAGAAATTGCGGAGTCAGCGTGAGGATTTCAGTGACATGGTTGCTGAGGTGTGTTGTGCTAAATCCTCAAATCATACAAACCTATaccttttttctcaaaaaaaattgGTCTCGATTTGTATATTTAATTATCTCTTCACCTGGTGCAGAacgagaagaagaggaagagaaagatGCAAGAAAAAGATGGCAAGTCCAAGAAGAAAGACTTCAAGTTTTAAGGTTGTTAGGCTCCTCTTTATTTTGCAGGTAAATGGAAGACATGGAAGTTATCTACCCCATCAAATTGTCATTTTCCATAAGCAACTGAGGATTCGAATTTAGATCGCATCTGTATAATACTGTTGTCTGCAAGTTGTTGTTTTGGATAGGAATATTCTACTCATGTAATATTAGGATGAAAACCTTTTACAGAATTTGGAATTTGTTAATAAGTCAGATACTTAAGAGATTCACATCTTATGTTTTGATTTGAATGAATCCATTTGGGATATTTTGCTGAAAGGGATGCATGTAGGGTTCTCTACCATATTCTTGTCCCACTGCCAACGTCTAAATGGAGGGTTCTAATTGGTTTTGGCTTTTGATAGTGGAAATTGATATGCATGTAGTTAGATAAATTTGTGGTCCTTTGGCAGATGAGCAGTGCTTTTCATTTGGCAACAAAATGTTGAATCTGAAAGTCAGAAATAGGAATCCATTATTCATGGCTGTCCTTATTTTCTAGATATAGACCCATATTTGATAGCTTTTCCCCACCATCTACGGTACTTATCAGATGGAAGATTCGGCTACTACGGTTGTGATGCTTGTGTGGGCACACGATTAACATGCAACCTTTCCTCTATACCACATTGCATCTTAGTGCTACACGATAAATAAGGTGGACCTTTGTTACCGAGTTAGCCAATTCAACAAGAAAGATCTTAAGAGGATTTAGATTGAAAAGGACATAAGATTTGTTATTTAGCGATATAAGTTGTGTGATTGTTAAAGAGGATTTAatataaaattgtttaaaatttttttttttagaaacctTGTTAACTGagttattttttttcaaaccaaACTGTTTGTTACGATGCGATGAACTATTTTAATTaacatgtaatttttttaaactttttttttaattataaaattctttttttttttactaaagatCATAAAAAACTACCTTTAACCTTTCTAGACAAACCCATCAATGGGAACTAAACCATGGACAATGGCGTGGGCCAGTGGCAAAACTAACGGCGATAAGGAAAGACAATATCTCAATTCACCCCTTGATACTCTTAGACATTTGGCACAATTAGATTAACGTCTTCTGCTTATGGGGTTACACatcagaaaatatttttttgccaAAATTTAGTTTTTTCAGACCTACATTTACGAAAAGTACTTTAAAATGCTAAacgttgaaaaaaattcaaattaatctaGTTCAgggaatcttccgtagatatagtTTCGGAAAGTCTTAAAAATTGAATGTTCCGTAGACGTACCTACGGAAcattctattatattttaaacCAACTatgtttcactccaaaactccatTTTTTTGTTCAACGACAAAGTAATACAGCAAAAAAAAAGTACATACACTAGTGTGCAGTCAACTCAATGTTATATAATACATCATATGCATCATCTAACGGGTGATATGTCATATACACAATCAAAATAAAGTACATCAATGTAAAAATACAGACATCAAAATAATCAGCACGATCACTACTGTGTGTGCTGGACAACATCTGCATCCTCTCCTCTGCCTCTCGTGCCTCATATGCATCCACCATCCCCTCTGCCGACTCCTTTGCCTCCATCGTCTACTACCCCACCTGTCTTGGCATGATGTCTACGATACACTAGTGCCCCATATGCCACCTCCATGATATCATCTAGTATACGCCTAACACCAGACCCCTTAGGGAAGAAACCAGCCTCAATGTCTGCACGCGCTATATCAACTATCTGACGATAGCGAGGAATCACATCCTGAGTGTGGTCCAACTAAGACTGCTTCTCCTGCAATATCTCCCAATGAACTGGACTGAGTGGTGATCCCGTTGCAGTGTGAACCATGTAGGGGTGTGACACAGTGAAGAACCAAGTGATGTAACCATCGACACAACTCCAGTCTGACTCTGGTCTGGTCTCTCGAGCCTCGTCCGAAACCATGTGTTGTTGATAGTCAGCAAAGATCTCATCTATATGCCGACGGGTCAACCCGAGAGGAGAAGAGACCGAAGGGTGGCGAGGTATCGTTTGCTAGTAGCCGAACTGCCGCATGAAGCACTCTAGAAGATATGGAACAGTGATGGTCGAACTgcatgccaaccatccagagAATAATGCAATGTCATCAAACGGGCGCGTCTCACGGTGAGAAGCGTCCGCATGAGTAAAATTATTAAGTAGTGTAAAATTGTACTATAAATTGAGAGTTATGTTAATGCATATTTAGCTGCTTAGAATTTAATTGATTGTGTCCCATGACATTTCATAAAGTATTTCATTCACATTTTCAACATTAAAGACAAGTGTAAATGAGTGATAACTCAACACCTACTAAATAACAAATTATCTTGAGAGTAAGAATAAATTGGTTCTTCAATCATATTACAATGAAAAATTAGAAtacatattaatttttaaaacatttcatcATTGAAAGAGTCAATTTATTAATGTCTTTTTGTCTAGATCTAAGTGTcactttatcaaatgcaaattactccctccgttttttattataagtcgttttgggaaaaaaaatgtatttaaatacatgtcgttttacaattccaatgaataattaatgttatttttcctattatacccttaaatatttattattctctctcctttcaattatataaatttatcttccacatgtcactttcataatttctcattttcatacaacaattattatttttcttaatctgtgtgaaaagtctaaaacgacttataataaaaaaaggaGGGAGTAACATTTATGCATGTTTTGTTGCTTGGATCTAACTTGTTGTGTCCCATAATCTTAAAGATAAGTGCAAATTGCTAGCATGTttgaatgatattttttaaaatagtattaAGATGAGATGTCAATCAATTATAATCAATAAAAAGATAAAGTTGACAATAATAAAAAGTTTAAGATAGTTGTAATAATTTGAAATAGATGTGGTATAGATGTGATTTTGAGACTGATTTAGTCAAAATAAAAAAAGTCATATGACTTTGATCGATAGAATTCAAAGTTATAATGGACAAGATATAATATGATTTTGAGATAGATATGGTGAAAATCATAACAAAGCTAAATAACGATATTGTGTAGTAATGAATATATATAGAATTGTCATTCATTTGTGTATTTATATAGAAttgtcaattaaaataaaataggtattttgttgatagtgccccgtgataaaaatacaaaatttgacatttaaaaataataattgtgtCTCAATTAAAgacatatattaattaaaataaaataggtattttgctaATAATTCTCTGTgagaaaaaaaattgacatttaaaaataataattttgtgtctcaaataaagacaattgttaattaaaataaaaaagtattttgCAGATAGTGGTCCGTTAGTAAAgtaaaaattttgacatttgaaaatatatattttttaataattttaaataattttttaataatcataaaataattatattaatttatttatgtttagaaaactagaaagaaaaaaaaattgagagaaaaaattaaaatgaaagtgaaaatataATAGAGTAAAAGACAAGAGAGAGAAAGGTAAGTAGgagtgaaataaaaaataaatgtggagagagaagtgAAATAGGATATGAAttgtaaaaatgaaaaataataattttaaatttgaattttaaaatttaaaaagagaaaaaaaaaaaagaaaagagaaggacTGTGAGAGGggaaaagagagagaagagaaaatGGAGAGACAAGAGTGTGGAAATCGTGGAAAATTTGGTAAATAATAATAAGGCACTTATAATGTAATGAAATAGAGAGAAGAGATTTAATAATGTAATGAAATAGAGAGAAGAGATTTAATAAGTATATTTGTTATTTACTgataaactttttttataatgtaatttttttatctGAAAAGATAATTGTAAAAGAACATTCAATTAATTTGTTATAGTTAGATAATAGAAGCATAAAATCAAGTTAACAAACACTTTATGATAAAGTTAAGAGTTAAAAGTATCTTTACTCTATTATTTGagccaattttaaaaaaatttctcttTAAACCCTAATGGTCTAATTCtacatattaaattttttaataatttttttattgtgaAATGCCcacatgataaaaaataaaaaatattactcCTATATTATAAGAGTGAAATTACACTAATAAAATTATAGATAAAACTATAAAAGTAATCAAAACTCTTCCAAGTGATTGAGATAAAACTATTTTAACTCAAATTAATCATAATTGAAATCAATATTCTAAGAAACAAGATTACAAAGAATATCAATAACTATTTCCATAAAGTTCATAGTAGACGTCGACACAATGGACAAGTGTAAGTTGATGAACGATTGATGCATTGTTGAATCCATGAGCCAATacaatttttatgaaaaacatgcGAGCAATTGGTACGAACAAATTCTGACTTAGTGCAAAATTCCTCCAAACAAATAGGACATTGTTCAGTTGATGTTATGGCAGAAAGATGCACATTCATCTCTAATATGTCATGTTTTTCATAGTTGTTTGTAACCATTTCTCTAGCAAATTCTTCCAAAGTTGGTAGAATCGCATAAAATAAATGAGCTGGCACGAAAGAAAATTCGGTGTACATGACACCATTATTATCTCCTTCCGAACAATTACATAAAATTTCAATAGGAATCTTTACAACTTGTTTGATTATAGTTGTAAAATCGGACATAAGGATTGTTGCATCTGATTGAAAAGGTAAAATTGTGTGGCTAAACTCAAAATCAATGaaaaaacaattctcaaaattatGAATTTTATGCGAAGATACGGTTGTTTTACTAGTTGAATGCACTTCGAATTCGATGGAGGTATCCATGGATGAACTAGTGATGAAGATTAAgtgtttcttttttttgttgacaaACTGCTTAGAAGAAAGTAGAATATAAACTACAAATTTCTTTTGGGGTTTAAGATCTCGGTTCAATCTGTTTGATATGATTTGTTTCTATATATAATGCTAGAGCTTATTATGTTTGATAtgattaagtgtttttaaatctATAACATTGATCAGATTTCATGATccaatcatttaattttttatatcttATTTAGATTTATTGTTAAGAAAATCTTATTTTTCCTAGATATGGCAAAAGTTTGGTTTTCATTATCTTGTTTCGATAATAGTCAAACAAATCTTTTTCTATTAAATTTAAATCTTTATTAAAAACTCTCTTGGTACTCATGCACATTACAGGAATTAgacatatataaaattttataaatttaatttacctCTCTCTTATATTCAATAAGTATGTGCATGAGTACATATGTAATTATTTAAAATGGGTGAGTGAGCTTGCTTGATAATTGTATGCGATAAATTGTTGGTTTAGAGTTTTATGATTGACAGTAACatctatttatatttatgtattagtTATAAATAAGTTGttgatattataaattaatagttttttaaagaacaaatatatttgaaatgaattaaattaagttaaacaatttctaaaaaagtcaatttctaaaaaaattattaaataatatatattgttCTAGATAAGCCAAAG contains:
- the LOC131602712 gene encoding uncharacterized protein LOC131602712; its protein translation is MAAETGDTNLGATKKSKESERRRRRRKQKKINKSSKEPDANASEDVDDTNETTESQQVVQQVEIEYVPEEVDEGLDEEFKKIFEKFSFNEVTGTEDNDKKDESAEKSITNKKANSDSDSEEEENDNEHKEKGVSNKKKKLQRRMKIAELKQISSRPDVVEVWDATSADPKLLVFLKSHRNTVPVPRHWCQKRKFLQGKRGIEKQPFQLPDFIAATGIEKIRQAYIEKEDSKKLKQKQRERMQPKMGKMDIDYQVLHDAFFKYQTKPKLSSLGDLYHEGKEFEVKLREMKPGMLSHELKESLGMPEGSPPPWLINMQRYGPPPSYPHLKIPGLNAPIPPGASFGYHPGGWGKPPVDEFGRPLYGDVFGVHQQDQPNYEEEPIDKTKHWGDLEEEEEEEEEEEEEEEEEEMEEEELEDGTQSVDSLSSTPTGVETPDIIDLRKQQRKEPERPLYQVLEEKEEKLAPGTLLGTTHTYVVGTGTQDKSGAKRVDLLKGQKTDRVDVTLLPEELDAMENVLPAKYEEAREEEKLRSQREDFSDMVAENEKKRKRKMQEKDGKSKKKDFKF